Genomic window (Chloroflexi bacterium ADurb.Bin180):
CTCAACTTGATTTTGCATTCGTCCTGTGTACGATACTGCGTAAAAGCAGCGTTACACTGTAAGCAGGCATCATCCTGCGCTGGCTTGGGCAACCAGCGCACCCTCCTCAAGAGGCGGGGCGGCAGAGTTCCTTCTCCTAGCTCACCGCCCCGCCAACGTCCTGGCAGCCCGAGCGGGTGTAGCAGTACGCGCCACCGGCGATAAACGGGGGTTCGGGACACCGACCACTGGCGTTACGGTGGCCAGCGCCACTTCGGGGGATAACGGTTTGCCGACGCTCTATGAGATTGGCAGGCAAGCAGAGTATCGAGCGCGTGACAAGCTGTTGCGAAACGGCTGTCACACCGTCCTCCGCACCGCTGGCAGTCATGGTCCTGTTGATCTTGTTGGTATAGGCGCAACCTCCATTGTCATGGTGCAAGTCAAGGCGACGCAGGACGATCACCCCTACTATGCCGCAGAGCTGCAAACCCTACGCGATTGGATCGTGCCGCCTGGCTGTGTCAAGCAGTTGTGGGTCTGGCAACGAAATCTCAGGGACTGGCTGGTTTTCGAGGGATAGGTGAGGGAAGCGCTTGGATAACATCGACCACATAGGGCAGCTCAAGCCCGATCCCCGCAACGCACGCAAGCACAACCCGCGCAACGTCGGCATGATAGAAAAGGCGCTGGGCGAGGTTGGCGCGGCGCGTTCTATCGTGATAGACGAGAACAACGTAGTGCTGGCGGGCAACGGCGTTCTAGAGGCGGCAGGCAACGCGGGCATCGAGCGCGTGCAGGTAGTAGACGCAGACGGCGAGACGATTGTGGCCGTCCGGCGCAAAGGGCTGACGCCTGAGCAAAAGGCGAAGCTGGCGCTGTACGACAACCGTACCGCAGAGCTGGCCGAGTGGGATACCGAAGTGCTGGCAGATATCGGCAAGGACATCGACCTGGGGGAGATGTGGACGGCTGATGAGCTGCGCGACATTGGCGTGGCACAGGACGAGCCAACCGAAGACCCAGGACCGCAGATTGACCGAGCCGAAGAGCTGCAGGAGAAGTGGCAGGTCAAGCGCGGCGACGTGTGGGAGATTGGCAAGCATCGGCTGATGTGCGGGGATAGCACGAACGCAGAGGATGTGGGGAAGTTGATGGGGGGCGAGAAGGCGGCGCTGCTTTGCACTGACCCGCCATACAACGTCGGCAAGGCTTACGGCGATGACATTGACGACTCCAAAGCAGAGGCCGAATACGAGACATTTAGCCGAGCGTGGTTTGAGTTGTGGCGGGCCCATAGCGATAGGCAGAT
Coding sequences:
- the yhdJ_2 gene encoding DNA adenine methyltransferase YhdJ, with product MDNIDHIGQLKPDPRNARKHNPRNVGMIEKALGEVGAARSIVIDENNVVLAGNGVLEAAGNAGIERVQVVDADGETIVAVRRKGLTPEQKAKLALYDNRTAELAEWDTEVLADIGKDIDLGEMWTADELRDIGVAQDEPTEDPGPQIDRAEELQEKWQVKRGDVWEIGKHRLMCGDSTNAEDVGKLMGGEKAALLCTDPPYNVGKAYGDDIDDSKAEAEYETFSRAWFELWRAHSDRQIVSPGCYNLARWCRYFDPYHVAPWTKSNSMTNGKVSRFWCWEPVLFFGEKWARRRPNDIFEFPIGQQAEVANHPCPKPLKMWVDLLENYSEEGDIVADGFDGSGTTLVAAEQTGRICYGMEIEPKYCAVTLERLAGMGLEPLRILTNG